Proteins found in one Oncorhynchus mykiss isolate Arlee chromosome 3, USDA_OmykA_1.1, whole genome shotgun sequence genomic segment:
- the LOC110509582 gene encoding myeloid leukemia factor 2 isoform X2: MFRYLNDVDDNPYMMDPFAAQRQQMRSLFGSFGYEPFPLSPQIQPPRAPHLQAGALQPFGMMGMGGGFMDMFGMMGGMMENMDRMSGSPNCQTFSSSTVISYSSSDMGAPKVYQQTSELRTAPGGIRETRQSMRDSESGLERLAIGHHIWDRGHVMERSRNRHTGDREERQDYINLEESEATAFDEEWRSTAGRYPPPNARGIDYGRDRRAGGQQLALAAPPSSSSPPAPRHESPRHLPPATRPRYDW, from the exons ATGTTTCGATATTTAAATGACGTGGATGACAACCCTTACATGAT GGATCCATTTGCAGCCCAGAGGCAACAGATGAGGAGTCTGTTTGGGTCGTTTGGCTATGAACCTTTCCCCCTCAGCCCTCAGATTCAGCCTCCCCGTGCACCCCACCttcag GCTGGAGCCCTGCAGCCGTTTGGAATGATGGGAATG GGGGGAGGCTTCATGGACATGTTTGGGATGATGGGAGGAATGATGGAGAACATG GACAGAATGTCTGGTTCGCCAAACTGTCAGACGTTCTCTTCCTCCACAGTcatctcctactcctcctcagacatGGGAGCCCCTAAAGTCTACCAGCAGACCAGCGAACTGAGGACTGCACCTGGGGGG ATTCGTGAGACGCGCCAATCGATGCGTGACAGCGAGAGCGGCTTGGAGCGCCTGGCCATTGGCCACCACATCTGGGACCGCGGTCACGTGATGGAACGCTCCCGAAACCGCCACACGGGTGACCGCGAAGAACGGCAGGACTACATCAACCTGGAGGAGA gTGAGGCTACTGCCTTCGATGAGGAGTGGAGGAGCACAGCCGGAAGGTACCCTCCCCCAAACGCACGGGGGATAGACTACGGACGGGACAGGAGGGCAGGGGGCCAACAGCTGGCCCTCGCCGCCCCACCCAGCTCCTCGTCTCCGCCCGCCCCTCGCCATGAGTCTCCCAGACACCTCCCACCCGCAACTCGCCCCCGCTACGACTGGTGA
- the LOC110509582 gene encoding myeloid leukemia factor 2 isoform X1 → MFRYLNDVDDNPYMMDPFAAQRQQMRSLFGSFGYEPFPLSPQIQPPRAPHLQAGALQPFGMMGMGGGFMDMFGMMGGMMENMDRMSGSPNCQTFSSSTVISYSSSDMGAPKVYQQTSELRTAPGGIRETRQSMRDSESGLERLAIGHHIWDRGHVMERSRNRHTGDREERQDYINLEESEATAFDEEWRSTAGRYPPPNARGIDYGRDRRAGGQQLALAAPPSSSSPPAPRHESPRHLPPATRPRYDWGQG, encoded by the exons ATGTTTCGATATTTAAATGACGTGGATGACAACCCTTACATGAT GGATCCATTTGCAGCCCAGAGGCAACAGATGAGGAGTCTGTTTGGGTCGTTTGGCTATGAACCTTTCCCCCTCAGCCCTCAGATTCAGCCTCCCCGTGCACCCCACCttcag GCTGGAGCCCTGCAGCCGTTTGGAATGATGGGAATG GGGGGAGGCTTCATGGACATGTTTGGGATGATGGGAGGAATGATGGAGAACATG GACAGAATGTCTGGTTCGCCAAACTGTCAGACGTTCTCTTCCTCCACAGTcatctcctactcctcctcagacatGGGAGCCCCTAAAGTCTACCAGCAGACCAGCGAACTGAGGACTGCACCTGGGGGG ATTCGTGAGACGCGCCAATCGATGCGTGACAGCGAGAGCGGCTTGGAGCGCCTGGCCATTGGCCACCACATCTGGGACCGCGGTCACGTGATGGAACGCTCCCGAAACCGCCACACGGGTGACCGCGAAGAACGGCAGGACTACATCAACCTGGAGGAGA gTGAGGCTACTGCCTTCGATGAGGAGTGGAGGAGCACAGCCGGAAGGTACCCTCCCCCAAACGCACGGGGGATAGACTACGGACGGGACAGGAGGGCAGGGGGCCAACAGCTGGCCCTCGCCGCCCCACCCAGCTCCTCGTCTCCGCCCGCCCCTCGCCATGAGTCTCCCAGACACCTCCCACCCGCAACTCGCCCCCGCTACGACTG GGGTCAAGGGTGA